A DNA window from Arachis hypogaea cultivar Tifrunner chromosome 18, arahy.Tifrunner.gnm2.J5K5, whole genome shotgun sequence contains the following coding sequences:
- the LOC112772096 gene encoding serine carboxypeptidase-like 50 produces MNTLFFFISFCLCIQTHASASSNSSKSNTLFPKEAHPTKSGYLSVSKTSSSAFFYTFYEAQNSTLPLSKTPLLIWLQGGPGSSSMIGSLYAVGPWRITESITLEPNPGAWNKFFGVLFLDNPIGTGFSIASSPQEIPTNQEGIAKHLYVALTRFLQLDPVYKHRPIYIVGQSYGGKYASTTGNYILKRNAQLHASKRVNLVGVAIGNGIIEAVTQSRTHPANAYYEGLINERQKSELEKDQLEVVRLAQIQHWSEATIAWRRLQGKLQNMSGLATLYDYTRKDHPYHYQDWVTQFLNIAEVKKALGVNEPQVFKSSSSNVGEALLGDIMKSVKFMVEGLLKSNTIRVLLYQGQLDLVAGPVQTAAWVNTMKWEGIEEYVNAERKIWRVNGELAGYVQQWKSLTNVVVLGGGHLMPADQPVNAQTMIQDWVLQRGLYQNV; encoded by the coding sequence ATGAATACTCTTTTCTTCTTTATCTCCTTTTGCTTATGCATTCAAACCCATGCATCAGCTTCTTCGAATTCTTCCAAATCAAACACACTGTTTCCAAAAGAAGCTCACCCCACAAAATCAGGTTACCTTTCTGTCAGCAAAACCTCTTCTTCCGCCTTCTTCTACACTTTCTATGAAGCTCAGAACTCGACCTTGCCTCTCTCCAAAACCCCGCTTCTCATTTGGCTCCAAGGTGGCCCTGGAAGCTCCTCCATGATTGGCAGCCTCTATGCTGTTGGACCATGGCGTATCACAGAATCCATCACCCTTGAACCCAACCCTGGTGCTTGGAACAAGTTCTTTGGCGTTCTCTTTCTTGATAACCCCATTGGCACTGGATTCAGTATAGCCTCATCACCGCAAGAGATCCCAACGAATCAAGAAGGTATTGCCAAACACCTTTATGTTGCTCTTACAAGGTTTCTTCAACTTGATCCTGTTTACAAACACCGCCCTATTTATATTGTTGGCCAAAGTTATGGAGGAAAGTATGCGTCTACAACTGGAAATTACATATTGAAAAGAAATGCACAGTTGCATGCTTCTAAAAGAGTGAATCTTGTTGGTGTGGCTATTGGGAATGGAATAATTGAGGCAGTGACCCAATCACGCACGCATCCGGCTAATGCTTATTATGAGGGTCTGATCAATGAGAGGCAAAAGAGTGAGTTGGAGAAGGATCAACTGGAAGTAGTTAGGTTGGCACAGATTCAGCATTGGAGTGAAGCAACGATTGCATGGCGAAGACTCCAGGGGAAGTTGCAAAACATGTCAGGGCTGGCTACTTTGTATGATTACACAAGGAAAGATCATCCTTATCACTATCAAGATTGGGTTACTCAATTCTTGAATATAGCTGAAGTGAAGAAGGCATTGGGCGTGAACGAACCTCAAGTGTTTAAATCGAGCAGCAGTAATGTTGGGGAAGCATTGCTAGGAGATATAATGAAGAGTGTGAAGTTTATGGTGGAGGGGTTGTTGAAGAGCAACACTATTAGGGTGTTGTTGTACCAAGGTCAACTCGATTTGGTTGCTGGTCCGGTTCAAACTGCGGCATGGGTGAATACTATGAAATGGGAAGGGATTGAGGAGTATGTGAATGCAGAGAGGAAGATATGGAGGGTGAATGGAGAGCTTGCTGGCTATGTCCAACAATGGAAGTCACTCACCAATGTTGTTGTCTTGGGTGGTGGCCATCTTATGCCTGCTGACCAGCCTGTTAATGCTCAGACAATGATACAAGATTGGGTCTTGCAAAGGGGTTTGTATCAAAATGTGTAA
- the LOC112770840 gene encoding tRNase Z TRZ3, mitochondrial, with translation MAQLSNFRLFLSKPSTLHFRSIFSTVIASSSSPRRHRNAPLHLTRRNNSNTRGGRGRTTHPMELDKNASSAGFNKRRAEGRDNSDAPKKDLQLKHRKVNPVNTIAYLQILGTGMDTQDTSPSVYLFFDKQRFIFNAGEGLQRFCTEHKIKLSKIDHIFLTRVCSETAGGLPGLLLTLAGMGEEGMCVKIWGPSDLKFLVDAMRSFIPNAAMVHTKSFGGTDDTTVLTGCKLLDNPIVLIENEVVKISAIILRPHHPMTPSETLNSPNGKNQAAAKPGDMSVVYICELPEIKGKFDQDKAKALGLKPGPKYRELQFGNSVQSDRLNITVHPSDVLGPSVPGPIVLLVDCPTKSHLESLFSAQSLANYYDQEAGKSVTCVIHLSPASVVSSSDYQKWMKKFGSAQHIMAGHEKKNVEIPILKASARIASRLNYVCPQFFPAPGFSSLSSALASSEGSFSESSKVISAENLLKFTLRPYARLGLDRSGTPTTVTSTQIIDELLSEIPEVVEAAHHVSQLWQQANQTKEDLVPTADRNMMIEEPWLCDSTVPSCLENIRRDDLEIVLLGTGSSQPSKYRNVSSIYINLFSKGGLLLDCGEGTLGQLKRRYGVSGADDVVRALRCIWISHIHADHHTGLARILALRRELLKGVPHEPVLVVGPRQLKRYLDAYQRLEDLDMLFLDCKHTTAASLDAFEDGCDLNNNNREVSASKVDSTLFAKGSRMQSLWKRPGSPVDKDAVSPILERFRGVIQEAGLKSLVSFPVVHCPQAFGVVLKAAERTSTAGKVIPGWKVVYSGDTRPCPELVEASRDATVLIHEATFEEAMVEEAIAKNHSTTNEAIEMGNSADAYRIILTHFSQRYPKIPVLDEANMHKTCVAFDMMSVNVADLPVLPKVLPYLKLLFRNEMIVDESDDVVDAVTAAY, from the exons ATGGCCCAACTCTCAAATTTTCGGCTCTTTCTCTCCAAACCCTCCACCCTCCACTTCCGATCCATCTTCTCGACGGTTAtcgcttcctcttcttctccgagACGACACCGTAACGCCCCTCTCCATCTTACCCGCAGAAACAACAGCAACACCCGCGGTGGCAGAGGAAGAACCACTCACCCAATGGAACTCGACAAGAACGCTTCTTCTGCTGGCTTCAACAAGCGCAGAGCAGAGGGAAGAGACAACAGCGACGCTCCCAAGAAGGACCTCCAATTAAAGCATCGCAAGGTCAATCCAGTTAACACCATAGCTTATCTTCAGATACTCGGAACTGGCATGGATACTCAGGATACTTCTCCTTCCGTCTACCTCTTCTTCGATAAACAACGTTTTATATTCAATGCTGGAGAG GGACTACAACGATTTTGCACTGAGCATAAAATTAAGTTATccaag ATTGATCACATATTTCTAACTCGTGTTTGTTCAGAAACCGCCGGTGGCCTTCCAG GTTTGCTGCTTACACTGGCCGGAATGGGAGAAGAGGGGATGTGT GTCAAGATATGGGGCCCTTCAGATCTTAAGTTTTTAGTAGATGCCATGAGATCATTTATTCCCAATGCTGCCATGGTTCACACAAAGAGCTTTGGCGGCACCGATGATACCACTGTGCTTACTGGATGTAAGCTATTGGACAATCCCATTGTTCTCATTGAAAACGAGGTGGTCAAAATATCTGCCATCATCCTGCGACCACATCACCCGATGACACCTTCAGAGACCCTTAACTCACCCAACGGGAAAAACCAGGCTGCTGCGAAGCCTGGTGATATGTCTGTAGTATATATTTGCGAACTGCCTGAGATCAAGGGAAAATTTGATCAAGATAAAGCAAAGGCCCTAGGTTTGAAACCTGGGCCAAAGTATCGTGAATTGCAATTTGGAAATTCAGTGCAATCAGATCGCCTGAATATTACG GTTCATCCAAGTGATGTCTTGGGTCCTTCTGTTCCTGGTCCCATTGTACTCCTTGTTGATTGTCCAACAAAATCTCATTTGGAATCGTTATTTTCTGCACAATCACTCGCTAATTACTATGATCAAGAAGCTGGGAAGAGCGTAACGTGTGTGATTCACTTAAGTCCTGCTTCTGTTGTAAGTTCTTCAGATTACCAGAAGTGGATGAAGAAATTTGGTTCTGCACAGCATATCATGGCTGGGCATGAAAA GAAGAATGTAGAGATTCCTATCTTGAAAGCTAGTGCAAGAATTGCATCTCGACTTAATTATGTTTGTCCTCAGTTCTTTCCAGCCCCAGGATTTTCATCTCTTTCAAGTGCTCTTGCTTCAAGTGAG GGTTCCTTTTCTGAATCTTCTAAAGTCATTTCTGCTGAAAATCTTCTCAAG TTTACATTGCGTCCTTATGCTCGTCTTGGGTTGGATAGATCCGGTACTCCAACCACGGTGACTTCCACGCAAATCATTGATGAGTTACTCTCAGAGATTCCAGAGGTCGTGGAAGCAGCTCATCATGTAAGTCAGCTCTGGCAACAAGCTAATCAGACAAAGGAGGATTTAGTTCCCACAGCAGATCGAAATATGATGATTGAGGAACCTTGGTTGTGTGATTCTACTGTTCCTTCGTGTTTGGAAAATATAAGGAGAGATGACTTGGAGATAGTTCTTCTTGGAACTGGTTCATCCCAACCATCCAAGTACAGAAACGTGAGTTCAATATATATAAATCTTTTCTCAAAAGGAGGTTTGCTCTTGGATTGTGGTGAAGGAACCTTGGGACAACTCAAAAGAAG ATATGGTGTAAGTGGTGCTGATGATGTTGTGAGAGCTTTAAGATGCATTTGGATTTCACATATCCATGCTGATCACCACACTGGCTTGGCTAGGATCCTTGCTCTGCGCCGTGAATTGCTGAAGGGGGTGCCTCATGAACCAGTTCTTGTCGTAGGGCCAAGGCAGCTCAAGAGATATTTAGATGCTTACCAAAGACTCGAAGATTTGGATATGCTGTTTTTAGATTGCAAGCACACCACAGCAGCTTCATTGGATGCTTTTGAGGATGGCTGTGACCTGAACAATAATAATAGAGAAGTATCCGCATCAAAAGTTGATTCAACTTTGTTTGCCAAAGGGTCTCGTATGCAAAGTTTATGGAAAAGACCAGGCAGTCCTGTTGACAAAGATGCCGTTTCTCCTATCCTAGAGAGATTTAGGGGGGTAATCCAGGAAGCTGGTCTGAAGTCCTTGGTTAGTTTCCCTGTTGTACATTGCCCACAGGCATTTGGTGTTGTTCTAAAAGCAGCAGAGAGGACTAGTACTGCGGGAAAAGTGATACCTGGCTGGAAGGTTGTATATTCTGGCGACACAAGGCCCTGTCCAGAGTTGGTAGAAGCATCTCGAGACGCAACAGTTCTTATACACGAG GCAACTTTTGAGGAAGCTATGGTAGAGGAGGCTATAGCAAAAAACCACAGCACCACAAATGAAGCCATAGAAATGGGAAACTCCGCTGATGCATACCGAATCATTTTAACTCATTTCAGCCAAAGATATCCTAAAATACCTGTGTTGGATGAAGCAAACATGCATAAAACGTGTGTTGCATTTGACATGATGAGTGTGAATGTGGCAGATTTGCCCGTTCTTCCAAAGGTTCTTCCATATTTGAAATTGCTTTTCAGAAACGAAATGATAGTTGATGAGTCAGACGATGTAGTAGACGCTGTGACCGCCGCATATTAA
- the LOC112769201 gene encoding photosynthetic NDH subunit of subcomplex B 3, chloroplastic, protein MSLLQLNSSHGLCSLSPYSHNNLRRSFIIPIHSSNKNHTFATRRVVVRAISTVPDTNTDTDKNTTQPSQAPPSVGFAFIHPVLLPDGTPDIHYRTACGGQKLRDIMLDSNLDLYGPYGRPLLNCAGGGSCATCMVEVLEDGGLLNPRTDKEKEHLKRKPKNWRLACQITVGKPDSTGALVIQQLPEWKGHEFKYQNREDDSEDS, encoded by the exons ATGTCACTCCTCCAACTCAACTCCTCTCATGGCTTATGCTCTCTCTCACCCTATTCCCATAACAACTTGAGAAGAAGCTTCATTATTCCTATTCATTCATCTAATAAGAACCACACCTTTGCAACAAGAAGAGTAGTTGTTAGAGCCATCAGCACTGTCCCTGACACAAACACAGACACAGACAAAAACACCACTCAACCCTCCCAAGCTCCTCCCTCTGTTGGCTTCGCATTCATACAT CCTGTGTTGCTACCTGATGGAACACCAGACATTCATTATCGTACTGCTTGTGGTGGCCAGAAGCTTAGGGACATAATGCTTGATTCCAATCTTGATCTCTATGGACCCTAT GGTAGACCTTTGTTGAATTGTGCTGGGGGTGGAAGTTGTGCCACTTGTATGGTCGAG GTTCTTGAAGATGGGGGGCTTCTTAATCCACGCACTGATAAAGAGAAAGAGCATCTCAAGAGG AAACCAAAGAATTGGAGATTAGCATGTCAAATAACTGTTGGTAAACCAGATTCAACAGGCGCG CTTGTGATCCAACAACTACCAGAGTGGAAAGGCCATGAATTTAAGTATCAAAACCGTGAAGATGATTCAGAGGATTCTTAA